A region from the Aegilops tauschii subsp. strangulata cultivar AL8/78 chromosome 5, Aet v6.0, whole genome shotgun sequence genome encodes:
- the LOC109782595 gene encoding uncharacterized protein has protein sequence MAARAAGTGRLLRAATAKDSRLPSSSPAASRPSCRIPSLKFPFLWDTKAARRGIGRAAEQRAALITLGATTASTTEEKQRLPGEAGSVDLLLPLAYEVTRRLVLRQFGATWLALTRRRWAKVVEAVIHQGIVRCQSFTLIGVAGSLLGSVPCFLEGCGIVLQSFSLQFRAMSQTIDHAEIIKLLIEALDMFLIGTALLTFGMGMYGMFYGSQRVQEPIYERLKKGARIRSVTQAKSRFGHAVILLLQAGVLEKFKSVPLVTGLDMACFAGAVLASSAGVFLLSKLSAHPQTRNKQASFA, from the exons ATGGCGGCCAGGGCTGCAGGTACCGGCAGGCTACTCAGAGCGGCCACCGCCAAGGACAGCCGTCTGCCGTCGTCGTCTCCGGCGGCCAGCCGGCCGTCGTGCCGCATCCCGTCTCTCAAGTTCCCGTTCCTGTGGGACACCAAGGCGGCGAGGCGCGGGATCGGCCGCGCCGCCGAGCAGAGGGCGGCGCTGATAACCCTGGGAGCGACCACCGCCAGCACGACGGAGGAGAAGCAACGCCTGCCGGGGGAAGCGGGCAGCGTGGATCTCCTGCTGCCTCTAGCGTACGAGGTCACCCGGAGGCTGGTGCTCCGGCAGTTCGGGGCGACGTGGCTGGCCCTTACGCGGCGTCGCTGGGCCAAGGTCGTCGAGGCCGTCATCCACCAGGGCATCGTCAGATGCCAGTCGTTCACGCTCATCGGCGTCGCAGGATCGCTCCTCGGTTCAGTCCCATGTTTCCTCGAG GGTTGTGGCATTGTTCTGCAGTCGTTCTCCTTGCAGTTCCGTGCCATGTCGCAGACGATAGATCACGCCGAGATCATCAAGCTGCTCATCGAAGCATTAG ACATGTTCCTGATCGGCACCGCCCTGCTCACGTTCGGCATGGGGATGTACGGCATGTTCTACGGCTCCCAGCGCGTCCAGGAGCCCATCTACGAGAGGCTGAAGAAAGGGGCGAGGATCCGGTCCGTCACGCAGGCCAAGTCGAGGTTCGGCCACGCCGTCATCCTGCTGCTCCAGGCAGGCGTCCTCGAGAAGTTCAAGAGCGTGCCGCTCGTCACCGGCCTCGACATGGCCTGCTTCGCCGGAGCGGTGCTCGCCTCCTCCGCCGGCGTCTTCCTGCTGTCCAAGCTCTCGGCCCATCCGCAGACACGCAACAAGCAAGCCTCCTTCGCGTGA
- the LOC109782596 gene encoding uncharacterized protein isoform X3: MAISSSSTAGCSGGRGGGDFSLFFSWSAGCSASRSMGRLRKVSAKDVPQVSSVESQDSSKDPSVPNDFADEDVMSLDFSADDEEFDKALYNFYVTNKVKQLKRKLSSVGRRNVRQKQLSDFPVCSTFTRYSGKFFSGVVDGMCPRYKGVIQNYGLGCLLNFVRSEVPLRLVKWLASRFDVPVSEFQLKRKSIPLTKYDIHDILDLPVDDEEISSPDLFM; the protein is encoded by the exons ATGGCGATTTCGAGCTCATCCACCGCAGGCTGCTCTGGCGGAAGAGGGGGAGGCGATTTCTCCCTCTTCTTCTCTTGGTCCGCGGGCTGCTCTG CTAGTAGATCAATGGGCAGACTACGGAAAGTCTCGGCCAAGGATGTTCCGCAAGTTTCTTCAGTTGAGAGTCAGGATTCTTCAAAAGATCCTTCTGTGCCTAATGATTTCGCTGATGAGGATGTTATGTCTTTG GATTTCTCTGCTGATGATGAAGAGTTTGATAAAGCACTTTACAATTTCTATGTGACTAAT AAAGTCAAGCAGCTCAAGAGGAAATTATCATCTGTTGGTAGAAGGAATGTT AGGCAGAAACAATTGTCTGATTTTCCTGTGTGTTCAACATTCACTAGATATTCTGGAAAGTTCTTCTCAGGAGTTGTTGATGGCATGTGTCCTAGGTACAAGGGTGTTATTCAGAATTATGGGTTGGGTTGTCTCCTCAATTTTGTCCGTAGCGAGGTTCCTCTTAGGCTTGTTAAGTGGCTTGCATCTAGGTTTGATGTTCCTGTGTCTGAGTTTCAGTTGAAAAGGAAATCCATCCCCTTAACTAAGTATGATATCCATGACATCCTTGACCTCCCAGTAGATG atgaagaaatttcctcccctgATTTGTTCATGTGA
- the LOC109782596 gene encoding uncharacterized protein isoform X1, whose translation MAISSSSTAGCSGGRGGGDFSLFFSWSAGCSASRSMGRLRKVSAKDVPQVSSVESQDSSKDPSVPNDFADEDVMSLDFSADDEEFDKALYNFYVTNKVKQLKRKLSSVGRRNVRQKQLSDFPVCSTFTRYSGKFFSGVVDGMCPR comes from the exons ATGGCGATTTCGAGCTCATCCACCGCAGGCTGCTCTGGCGGAAGAGGGGGAGGCGATTTCTCCCTCTTCTTCTCTTGGTCCGCGGGCTGCTCTG CTAGTAGATCAATGGGCAGACTACGGAAAGTCTCGGCCAAGGATGTTCCGCAAGTTTCTTCAGTTGAGAGTCAGGATTCTTCAAAAGATCCTTCTGTGCCTAATGATTTCGCTGATGAGGATGTTATGTCTTTG GATTTCTCTGCTGATGATGAAGAGTTTGATAAAGCACTTTACAATTTCTATGTGACTAAT AAAGTCAAGCAGCTCAAGAGGAAATTATCATCTGTTGGTAGAAGGAATGTT AGGCAGAAACAATTGTCTGATTTTCCTGTGTGTTCAACATTCACTAGATATTCTGGAAAGTTCTTCTCAGGAGTTGTTGATGGCATGTGTCCTAG atga
- the LOC109782596 gene encoding uncharacterized protein isoform X2 produces MAISSSSTAGCSGGRGGGDFSLFFSWSAGCSASRSMGRLRKVSAKDVPQVSSVESQDSSKDPSVPNDFADEDVMSLDFSADDEEFDKALYNFYVTNKVKQLKRKLSSVGRRNVRQKQLSDFPVCSTFTRYSGKFFSGVVDGMCPS; encoded by the exons ATGGCGATTTCGAGCTCATCCACCGCAGGCTGCTCTGGCGGAAGAGGGGGAGGCGATTTCTCCCTCTTCTTCTCTTGGTCCGCGGGCTGCTCTG CTAGTAGATCAATGGGCAGACTACGGAAAGTCTCGGCCAAGGATGTTCCGCAAGTTTCTTCAGTTGAGAGTCAGGATTCTTCAAAAGATCCTTCTGTGCCTAATGATTTCGCTGATGAGGATGTTATGTCTTTG GATTTCTCTGCTGATGATGAAGAGTTTGATAAAGCACTTTACAATTTCTATGTGACTAAT AAAGTCAAGCAGCTCAAGAGGAAATTATCATCTGTTGGTAGAAGGAATGTT AGGCAGAAACAATTGTCTGATTTTCCTGTGTGTTCAACATTCACTAGATATTCTGGAAAGTTCTTCTCAGGAGTTGTTGATGGCATGTGTCCTAG TTGA